A region of Geobacillus sp. 46C-IIa DNA encodes the following proteins:
- a CDS encoding acyl carrier protein — MADVLERVTKIIVDRLGVDESQVTLEASFKDDLGADSLDIVELVMELEDEFNMEISDEEAEKIVTVGDAVNYIKSHL, encoded by the coding sequence ATGGCAGACGTATTGGAGCGTGTAACGAAAATTATTGTCGACCGCTTAGGGGTTGACGAATCACAAGTGACGCTTGAGGCGTCGTTCAAAGATGATTTGGGCGCCGACTCGCTCGACATCGTCGAACTGGTCATGGAGCTCGAAGATGAATTCAACATGGAAATTTCCGATGAAGAAGCGGAAAAAATCGTCACAGTCGGAGATGCTGTGAACTACATAAAAAGCCATCTGTAA
- the fabG gene encoding 3-oxoacyl-[acyl-carrier-protein] reductase, whose translation MLEGKIALVTGASRGIGRAVALELARQGANVAVNYAGSEAKANEVVETIRSLGREAFAVQADVARAEDVERMVKTVLDQFGRLDILVNNAGITRDNLLMRMKEEEWDAVINTNLKGVFLCTKAVTRPMMKQRYGRIINVASVVGVIGNPGQANYVAAKAGVIGLTKTAARELASRNITVNAIAPGFITTDMTEALSAELKEEMLKQIPLARFGEPGDVARVAAFLASDAAGYMTGQTLHVDGGMVMP comes from the coding sequence ATGCTCGAAGGAAAAATCGCCCTCGTCACCGGAGCGTCGCGCGGCATCGGCCGGGCAGTCGCTCTTGAGCTCGCCCGCCAAGGGGCGAACGTTGCCGTCAACTATGCCGGCAGCGAAGCAAAGGCGAACGAAGTTGTCGAAACGATCCGTTCGCTTGGCCGCGAGGCGTTCGCCGTGCAGGCGGATGTCGCCCGCGCCGAGGATGTGGAGCGCATGGTAAAAACGGTGCTCGACCAATTTGGCCGCCTCGACATTTTGGTGAACAACGCCGGCATTACGCGCGACAATTTATTGATGCGGATGAAAGAAGAAGAATGGGATGCCGTGATTAACACGAACTTAAAAGGGGTATTTCTTTGTACGAAGGCCGTCACACGACCGATGATGAAACAGCGCTATGGGCGGATCATCAACGTCGCTTCGGTCGTCGGCGTGATCGGCAACCCCGGGCAGGCGAATTACGTTGCCGCCAAAGCCGGCGTCATCGGGCTGACGAAGACGGCGGCGCGTGAACTCGCCAGCCGCAACATTACGGTCAACGCCATCGCGCCGGGATTTATTACGACCGACATGACGGAGGCGCTCAGCGCGGAGCTGAAAGAAGAAATGTTAAAGCAAATTCCGCTCGCCCGCTTCGGCGAGCCGGGTGACGTCGCCCGCGTCGCCGCGTTTCTCGCTTCGGACGCGGCCGGCTATATGACCGGCCAGACGCTTCATGTCGATGGCGGCATGGTTATGCCATAG